The following DNA comes from Terriglobia bacterium.
GGCATTAAATTTCCAACTATCTCTGCTGCCTCCTTTGCCGAGACGGCATCCTTGCCTATTAGGTAGGCGTATCCTGTGTGCGATTCCTCCTCCGCGATGTTGATATAGGCATCCGGCTCTAATTTCAACCCGACGCAGCGGACCAGGGTTTCCACGTAGGCTAGGCCCGCGTGCCGCCCGATTCCTTTGACGCGGCGGATCCGCTTGAATGCTTCGCGGGCCGTAGTTGCCCCAGCCAGGTACTCCGCTTGAGGCCGGGGATGTTGCATAGTCTGTAGGTAGGACTCCACAAGAACCTCGAACTGGAACTTGGCCGGGTCGTACTTGGAGGTACGGGCATTCCAGCGTCGGTCTTTTTGAAACAGCGCAAGCCGCTGCTCTGGCGTGAAGTGACGAAACCAGCGCGACAGCCGTTCCCGGTCCACCTTCTCGTAATCAGGGAACTCCTGCATCACGAGAAACACTGAGCCAATGTGGTAGAACGCGGTGTAAAGGAACGTTGCCCACAGTTGCTGCTCGTGGCTTAGTTCGTACCGGCGGAAGATTTCGCGCAGCACAGGGAAGGCCGGGTCTATATCCACCCGCATGTAGGTGTTGTAGTAGGCGAAGAATGCGTCTTGGCGGTTCATAGGCTGTATGTCCTCAATGGGTTAAGCGGACCACAGGCTCCCTCAACGTCGGCAGCAAGAGCCGCCCGCCGAAAGATGTCCGCAGTAGAGCAGAAGCCGGTTAGCCCCAGTGAGGGGACCGAGAATTTGTAGAGCGGGCGAACGTCGTCACGGATTCCCACCAGGTGCCTTTGGTGGTCTAGGATGACCAGGGCGAAGACGGGGGTGGCGATCTGGTCCGTTTCCGTAAGACCCTTGCGAACGGCTCCGGCCAGGTCGTTGCCGAGATACTTGGCGATTTTGAGCAGCAGAATCTCGCTGTCGTTTGCCGTTGCTAAGTTGGACAGCCCATACTGTGGCCCATATTGTGCCGGGGTAGCTTGCGAGATGATGCCGTTGTGGGCTATGGCGATCAGCCCGTTTTCTAGGGGCTGGTTATTCCGCTTGTCGGTGTGGTCCCCGCTGGTGGAGTAGCGGTTATGGAACAGGCCAACCGAGCTAGGCTCCTCGAAGATGCTAGGGTAGCGGGCGATGAACTCCGCGGCAGAGACCGATTCCTTCACCGTGCGCAAGGTGTCGCTGTCCGGGCTGATGTCGGTGTAGCCGGTAGCGTGAAGCCCGCGTATGCTGCTCTCTAGAAGCATCTGCCGCAGGAAGGCTCCTACCAGGCCAGGTTGTTCCCCGTTATATCGGTATCCGATGATTCCACACATTGCTTATGCCTCGTGATCGCTTCCGCGCAGGATGATGTCCGTGGTAGGGACGCCCTCAACCACATAGACGTTGGGTTCGCCCGGCTCTACTTCGCCCGCGCACAGCGGGCACTCCGGGCTTAGGGCCGCCACTACCTGGTCCTGATCGGCGTCCATCTCGTCGTCAGGACAAGCGAACAGAATCTCGCCCTGGTGACCACAATCGAATAAGACGTTCATAGAACCTCCGTATCCGGCATGGTTGCCTGTTCGTTTTCTGCACGTTTCAGCCAGTAGTAACAGCGAATCCAGGCTCGCGAACGGCTGCTGGTCCACCCGTTCCACATGTTCTGGCAATAGCTGCGCAGTTCCAGTGGTAAGGCCCACCAGTGGTTCATGCAGAAGGCATGTGCCCGCTGCTTGCTATTGCCACAGATTTGACAGGTGGTGCTGCGGGCCACGTTATCCGCCATGCGTTGCAATTCTTGTTCGGTCATACCGCTCCTCCAGGGGCGGGGTTAGCCCGCCCGTCTTCAATACGACACATTAAGCAATCGCAGCTGGGCACGTAGCCACAGCGGCAAGGCTGTCCACAGGTGCACAAAGGCTTACGCGGTTTAGGGTTAGGGTTAGTAGTTGCCATGATTTTTGGCCTCCTAGCCCTTATTACTGACCGCCCCCCCGTTTTCCGAATATCCCAGCAAATTTATTTTTGCCCGGTTCAGGGCCGGGCCGTAGCAACCAGGTGGGTGGCTGTTGGGTCTGGTGCTGCGTTACGGCAGGTCCGCTGGCCCGATGGACTGCCGTACCCGCAGCCGCATAGCCCGCAGAAAAACCTGCCGTTGCTCGCCTTGATAGACCAGTCGTGACCGTTGGCTGGAACGGGGGGCTGCGGAATGGGGGGGAGCAGCGTAGCTGCGACGGGTAAACAGGAAATAGCTGCCGGGGGGTCCGGGGGCGAGAAGTCCCCGGTGGGGGGTTCGGGGGGCAAAGCCCCCTGAGGGGGTTCGGGGGTTTCCCCCGTCTGTCCTTCTGTGTCTCGGTCGTCGTCTTTCACAGTAGGCAGTACACTACGTGGGGCAGAAAAGGCAGTATCGGGCTTGTGGACGCCCGATATAGCATCGGAGACGCCCGATTTGGATACACTGCACGCCCGATTAAGCCCCTCGGGGGCGGGCAACCCGCTGGCTACCCGCTGGCAACCCGCGTCACTTGGGAAGATGTCTTCGATATCGGGCGCGTCGGGCTTCTGGACGCCCGATTTGGAAATATCCAGGGTCACGAAGTACTCCTTGGCGAGACCCTTCCCGTTGCTCCTCTTGCCCCGGTCCCAGTCCACGATCTCTAGGTTTTGGAGCCGCACCAGACGCCGGTATGCGCCCTTGGCGTCGGACAGGTGGCAATAGGCCGCTAGCTGATCTTGGGAGGCTACAGTGGTGAACTGAACCCAGCCGTTCCGCACGTCATCCGCCTCAAGGAACGTGTTGCTGTGAACGTATAGGGCGAGCACCATCTCGCGCAGATCGGACGGGACGCCGGTGAGGTTGGCAGAGATTCGCCGGAGCAACCACTTGGTGTTGACGTGTTCACGGGGTTTCTTCTTGGGTGCCATTGTGCCTCTCCTAAGGCAGTTGCGGTCGGGGAGCGGTGTAGGAGCACCGCTCCCCAAGCCCGCATTGAAGTGTCAGCCCGCGTAGCCGACACAACCTAATACCGCCCCGGACAGATTCCTCCGGTTTAATCTACCGGGGCCGGGTTCAGCTAACCTTGGAATTTCTTCCGCCGCGCTGGCCTCGGTTCTCCTGTTCCACCCTTCTCCAGCCTCCGCCGCGCCTTCCGCTCTTTCAGTGTTGCCTTCGCTATCCAGAGGACGGCACCAGCGTCCACTGCTGTCGTCGGGTGTCGCGGGATGTTCAATGTGTATCGGTCTCTGGCAGACGTGATACCTATTGGAGCAGGCACCGTTGCGGTTATTCGGCGGATCAACCCCTTCAACTTCGCGTCGGACTTCGCGTTGAAGTAGGAGCAAACGGCATCGTAATCCTCCTGTCCGATCCACGTGGTTCCACGGGCCAATCGCATGTGGTCATTCCGCTTGGGTCGGATGTTTTGTTTCCAATTCCAGCTCCACTCCTTTTCAGTTATCTGTGCCATATTCTTTTCAGTTATCTGTGTCATTTTCAAAGAGCCTCCTTTGGCCCCGGCATGCAAATACCGAGAGCCGAAGGTTTCCCGGAATTCGCAGTCGAAATTATTTTCGTGGACAGCCGAAAGGTAGAAGTCTTGGGGGGGAGACTTCTAAGACTAAGGGTGAGGAAGAGCGCGTCAGCTTTTCGGCTCTTGCTGGACAGTCTGTTCCCAGCGCGACCTGACAAAGTCTGAAGGAAGTAGGGTATGATCGACACATGGCACGCAAGCAATGTGGGGAGGAGGAGGGGTATGAACAGTGTTTTGAAGATTGGGGACATCGTGCAGTACGGGACGGATTGGTACAAAGTGGTCGGTTTTGACGAAAAAACCAAGCAATGGATTTTGGAGCCTGAAGACACCGCTGATCCTGTGCAAGCACTCGCGGACCGAATCTGGGTAGATCCGAAAGACCTCGCTTCAAGCACGCGGAGGTAGCGTGCTACAATTCCGCGCCATGCTAATCGAAAAGATCGCTAAAGAGATTCGCGCAGAAATCGACCGCCTACATGCGGCCCTCGCAGCATTAACCGGGAACAGCACGAAGCCAAGAGGCAGGCGCAAGTGGACCATGTCCGCAGCCGCCCGCAAGAAGATTAGTCTCGCGCAGAAGGCACGGTGGGCGAAGAGAGCGGCGAGACCGAAGCACAGAATGTCGGCAGCGGCCCGCAAAAAGATCGCGGCTGCGATGCGGGCAAGGTGGGCAAAGGTCAAGGCTGGGAAGAAGTAGCTTGGTGAATCCGAGGCGGTGTCATCCGCTAACTACAGCCCCTTCACATTAGAGCTGATCCCAAGACCGAAACCCGCCCGTTGTCAGATCATCTTCGAGCGCCTGGAATGCACCCCTGAGCGTCAGGGCTCGCTTCGCGCCGGGCCACCTAGCCACACACCACGCTATATCATGTTGATAATTATACAGTTAAAATGCTATGTGCCTTATGTAATGTAAGTTATATTACATACGTGCCAATCGGAGAGTCCGGGCGGGTCGTGCTGGAGATTGATCCCCTGCTAAAGAGGAAGCTCTATTCCGCGCTCGCTCTGGAGCATATGAGCCTGAAGGCCTGGTTCATAGGAAAAGCTGAGGAGTATGTGCAAGCTCAGCAGCAACCGACCCTGTTCGGCTCCGCGGCACCGAATGCTCAGGTCGACACGAAAGCATGAACTTGAAAATGAACAAGGTTGCAAAACGGATTCGCAAGGATGCAAGTAAAGCAAAAGTCATGTTCTTCGATACTGAAACGACGGCCAGCGTCGCGGCGAGGCCAGCGTACAAGACCCTCCGTGGTGTGATGTTCCATGGCGTGGCCGAGACCGTTCTGAGTTCGCGACGCGCCAAGAAGTATCAAGGGAAAGTTCAACTCATCTTTACGTCGCCGCCGTTCCCACTCAATCGCAAGAAAAAGTATGGCAATGCGCAGGGCGATGCGTACCTGAAATGGCTCACTAGCTTTGCCCCGATTTTCAAGAAGCTCCTCAAGAAGGACGGTTCCATCGTGATGGAAATGGGGAACGCTTGGGAGCCAGGATCTCCGGTCATGTCGCCGTTGGCCCTGAAAGCTCTGCTTGCTTTCCTCGAGGCGGGAAAGTTCCACCTGTGCCAGCAGTTCGTTTGTTACAACCCCGCCCGGCTACCAAGCCCGGCGCAATGGGTCAATGTGGAACGCATCCGAGTAAAGGATTCGTACACTCACGTATGGTGGATGTCCTCAACGAAGCGACCCAAGGCGGACAATCGTAAAGTCCTCAAGCCTTATAGCGCAGCAATGCTCGAATTGTTGAGCACGAAACGGTACAACGCCGGGAAGCGGCCATCAGAGCATAAGATCGGTAAGAAATCTTTCTTCAAGAACAACAATGGTGCGATCCCCTCCAACGTTCTTCTGGAAGACGACCAGATTCCAACGAACTTTTTGAAGCTGTCCAACACGGCGTCCATTGACGATTACCTGCGGTATTGCCGTGACCGCGAACTCGTACCGCACCCGGCCCGTATGCCGATCGGCTTGCCGGAGTTCTTCATCAAGTTCTTGACGGAGTCGAGGGATTTGGTGCTTGATCCGTTCGCTGGCAGCAACACCACGGGTGCGGCAGCTGAGCGTCTGAAACGACGGTGGATGTCGGTTGAAGCCCGGCTAGACTACATAACGGCTTCCAAAGGTCGCTTCCCTCAATTCTCCTCCGGGAAGAAGAAACGCCGAGCCGCTTAGCCATCAGCGCAAGAAACAGAGGCTAGGTCTTCCTTTCGTCGCCTCTTTGCCGAATGACTGCGAGTTCAACCTTGAATTTCTCCAACAAGACATTATGAACTTCCATCAAGCGTTTCAGGTCGTCCAGTCCGAAACCCGGCCCACCGTGCCCAAAGCTGCTTGTTGCCTTTCCTCGCAGTGCACCGCGAGCGGTGTCCACGATCCTTTCAAGATTCGCGGTTCGGCCTTCGAGTTCAATGGCTGAACTCATCGGCGAGATTCCCCAGAAAGCACACGCATCGTAGAACGTAATGTCGTCAACTCTATTGTTCTTTGCCTTCTCAACTGCCTTCGATGCGAGGAGCTTCTTGAGTGCCTCGATGGTCGGCCTGGCAAGTCCAGCCTTAGTCACGCGGCTTTCACTTGGCACGGCGGTGGTGGCGTTGAGAGACAGAGCGTGCTCTCGCCCTGCATCCGTGATCTGGTACATCTTGTTCCCGACCTTTGTGAGAAGACCCCGCTCCCGTATCGGCTTTGAACCCATAATCTCGGCAAAGACTCTATTGGAGTCCGGATACACGGGTTGGCCTTTCTCATCTAGATAGCCAGATAAGCCAAACACATCCGGAAACTTTCTCCACGCCGCAACAACTAGATCCTCTGCCGAAAAACTCTTTCGTCCGGCTTGCTCCAAATCATTTGCGGCGAGCAACAGCTTGTCCGCCACACTCAACTTGCCGTAGTGGCCCATGCGTCCTCCGGCGGTAGTTCACCTGTGGCAATGAACTCGCCCAAGTCGGCAGCTGCTGCTGCCTGAATCTCGGCTTCTTGCATTCCACCCTTCAGTATCCACTCTTGCGGCGATCCGGTATCGCCGTCGCTCGGACCTTGCGTCAGAGCAATTTGTACCATTACGTCTATGATTCGTTCGATGTGGTACATCCTCCACTCGCGAGATTCGTGACCATATCCCTTAGAGACCGCCAGGTACAGCTTCGCGAGGGGTGCAGAGCTATTGATCCACC
Coding sequences within:
- a CDS encoding site-specific DNA-methyltransferase, yielding MFFDTETTASVAARPAYKTLRGVMFHGVAETVLSSRRAKKYQGKVQLIFTSPPFPLNRKKKYGNAQGDAYLKWLTSFAPIFKKLLKKDGSIVMEMGNAWEPGSPVMSPLALKALLAFLEAGKFHLCQQFVCYNPARLPSPAQWVNVERIRVKDSYTHVWWMSSTKRPKADNRKVLKPYSAAMLELLSTKRYNAGKRPSEHKIGKKSFFKNNNGAIPSNVLLEDDQIPTNFLKLSNTASIDDYLRYCRDRELVPHPARMPIGLPEFFIKFLTESRDLVLDPFAGSNTTGAAAERLKRRWMSVEARLDYITASKGRFPQFSSGKKKRRAA